One window of the Oceanicaulis sp. genome contains the following:
- a CDS encoding IS110 family transposase, translated as MTLPDRYVGCDVSKLWLDVFDPAQGRACRIPNTSADAARLAASIAATGGFVVFEATGVYDQALRAALHAAGVQNARINPTTARRFAQATGRKAKTDALDAVVLADLGARLRPAPDPAPCPHRERLGRLGLRRDQLVAARKDEIIRLKATGEPILIDSLKAHIAWLDGAISAIEREIAVLIAATELNDQARLLATAPGVGPVTAQVLLALMPELGASTPKRLAALAGLAPFNHDSGQLKGKRCISGGRRRVRSALFIAAMIAARLCPDLKAFADRIQAQGKPRKLALIAVARKLLTRLNAMLRDQTAYSTA; from the coding sequence ATGACTTTACCTGATCGCTACGTCGGATGCGACGTGTCCAAGCTCTGGCTGGACGTTTTCGACCCCGCCCAGGGCCGGGCGTGCCGCATCCCCAACACCTCCGCCGACGCGGCCCGGCTGGCCGCCTCGATCGCCGCCACCGGCGGCTTCGTCGTCTTCGAGGCGACGGGTGTGTATGACCAGGCTCTGCGCGCCGCGCTGCATGCGGCCGGTGTTCAGAACGCGCGCATCAACCCCACCACCGCCCGGCGCTTCGCCCAAGCCACCGGCCGCAAGGCGAAGACCGACGCGCTGGACGCGGTCGTGCTCGCAGATCTGGGCGCCCGGCTCAGGCCTGCGCCTGACCCCGCGCCGTGCCCGCACCGTGAACGGCTGGGCCGGCTCGGGCTCAGGCGCGACCAGCTGGTCGCCGCCCGCAAGGACGAGATCATCCGGCTGAAGGCGACCGGCGAGCCGATCCTGATCGACAGCTTGAAGGCGCACATCGCATGGCTGGACGGCGCGATCTCGGCCATCGAGCGCGAGATCGCCGTCCTGATCGCGGCCACCGAACTCAACGACCAGGCCCGCCTGCTCGCTACCGCGCCGGGCGTTGGGCCGGTCACTGCGCAGGTGTTGCTCGCGCTGATGCCCGAACTGGGCGCCAGCACCCCCAAGCGTCTCGCCGCGCTCGCCGGGCTGGCCCCGTTCAACCACGACTCAGGTCAGCTCAAGGGAAAGCGCTGCATCTCCGGCGGGCGGCGGCGCGTGCGATCCGCCCTGTTCATCGCCGCCATGATCGCCGCAAGGCTATGCCCGGACCTGAAAGCCTTCGCTGACCGCATCCAGGCGCAGGGAAAGCCCAGAAAACTCGCCCTCATCGCCGTCGCCAGAAAACTCCTCACCCGCCTGAACGCCATGCTTAGAGATCAAACCGCCTACAGCACCGCATAA
- a CDS encoding NAD-dependent deacylase: MSTGPENIVILTGAGVSAESGLGTFRDKGGIWAKFDPMKLATPEGFAEDPDAVLDFYNARRKNLKDARPNPAHLALAELEQAWMLAGRGDFLLVTQNIDDLHEQAGSANLLHMHGELLKTRCQRCGWLGADTADMTTARACSGCGKPGGLRPHVVWFGEIPLGMDQIYDALSQADLFLAVGTSGTVWPAAGFVQEAKAAGAWTVELTLEPGEVSAMFDERLYGPASEVVPDWVRRKLG, translated from the coding sequence ATGAGCACGGGGCCTGAGAACATCGTCATCCTGACCGGCGCGGGCGTCAGCGCGGAATCGGGCCTCGGCACCTTCCGCGACAAAGGCGGGATCTGGGCGAAGTTCGATCCGATGAAGCTCGCCACGCCCGAAGGCTTCGCCGAAGACCCGGACGCCGTGCTCGACTTCTACAACGCCCGGCGCAAGAACCTGAAGGACGCCCGGCCCAACCCCGCCCATCTCGCCCTGGCCGAGCTCGAACAGGCCTGGATGCTCGCCGGGCGCGGCGATTTCCTGCTGGTCACCCAGAATATCGACGATCTGCACGAGCAGGCCGGCTCGGCGAACCTGCTGCACATGCATGGCGAGCTTCTGAAAACCCGTTGTCAGCGCTGCGGCTGGCTCGGCGCGGACACCGCCGACATGACGACGGCGCGCGCATGCTCCGGATGCGGAAAGCCGGGCGGTTTGCGCCCTCACGTCGTCTGGTTCGGCGAGATCCCGCTGGGGATGGACCAGATCTACGACGCGCTGAGCCAGGCGGATCTCTTCCTCGCCGTAGGCACGTCGGGCACGGTCTGGCCCGCCGCCGGCTTCGTTCAGGAAGCCAAGGCCGCCGGCGCCTGGACCGTCGAACTCACCCTCGAGCCCGGCGAGGTCAGCGCGATGTTCGACGAACGGCTATACGGCCCGGCGAGCGAAGTGGTGCCCGACTGGGTGAGGCGGAAGCTGGGGTAG
- the mmcB gene encoding DNA repair putative endonuclease MmcB: protein MALTDPSFPARADNPAIDDARALMRGAARLLLDLGVTAIPEFTLPCGRRADLAGLGRKGEIVIVEIKSGVADFRADGKWPEYFAWCDRFYFAVSERFPRDMLPGETGLIIADGFGGAVLRESPVQTLSPARRKSLTLRFARNAAERTLRSL from the coding sequence ATGGCGCTCACCGACCCTTCCTTCCCCGCCCGGGCGGACAATCCCGCGATCGACGACGCGCGGGCGCTGATGCGCGGCGCCGCGCGGCTGCTGCTCGATCTCGGCGTGACGGCCATTCCCGAATTCACCCTGCCCTGCGGACGGCGCGCCGATCTGGCGGGGCTGGGGCGCAAGGGCGAGATCGTCATCGTCGAGATCAAGTCCGGCGTGGCGGACTTCCGCGCCGACGGCAAATGGCCCGAATACTTCGCCTGGTGCGACCGGTTCTATTTCGCGGTGTCCGAGCGCTTCCCCCGCGACATGCTGCCCGGCGAGACCGGGCTGATCATCGCCGACGGGTTCGGCGGCGCGGTGCTGCGTGAAAGCCCGGTCCAGACCCTGTCGCCCGCCCGGCGCAAATCCCTCACCCTGCGCTTTGCGCGCAACGCCGCCGAGCGCACGCTCCGCTCGCTTTAG
- a CDS encoding metallopeptidase family protein has translation MSIDAKTWAGAAPPSEDDFLALAETAWSELPEPFRKMCGNVVIQVSDFAPREVLDHFEMDSEYELTGLYHGVDLTEKSIADAEAGPDYVFLYRLPILLEWCERGNVTLSELITHVLVHEIGHHFGLSDEDMHAIEDAVN, from the coding sequence ATGAGCATCGATGCGAAAACCTGGGCCGGCGCGGCCCCGCCGTCCGAAGACGATTTCCTGGCGCTGGCCGAGACCGCCTGGTCCGAGCTGCCCGAGCCGTTCCGCAAGATGTGCGGCAACGTGGTGATCCAGGTGAGCGACTTCGCCCCGCGCGAAGTGCTCGACCATTTCGAGATGGACAGCGAATACGAGCTGACCGGGCTCTATCACGGCGTCGATCTGACCGAGAAATCGATCGCCGACGCCGAGGCTGGCCCCGATTACGTCTTCCTCTACCGCCTGCCGATTTTGCTCGAATGGTGCGAACGCGGAAACGTCACCCTGTCGGAGCTGATCACCCACGTCCTGGTCCACGAGATCGGCCATCATTTCGGGCTGTCAGACGAGGACATGCACGCGATCGAGGATGCGGTAAATTAG